A region of Paenibacillus sp. 37 DNA encodes the following proteins:
- the rimM gene encoding ribosome maturation factor RimM (Essential for efficient processing of 16S rRNA), whose translation MAEFMNVGKIVNTHGIRGEVRIMPITDFPEVRFAKNAELFFFTPDNHPVIVNVESARLHKNMYILRLKEYGNINEVEKFKGGMAKVLKENLAELEEGEYYFHQIVGCSVITEEGETLGTISEILTPGANDVWVVKMPAGKEVLIPVIDDVVLDVDIEQKQVKIHLMEGLL comes from the coding sequence ATGGCAGAGTTTATGAATGTAGGTAAAATCGTTAATACGCATGGAATTCGCGGTGAGGTGAGAATCATGCCTATAACCGATTTCCCAGAAGTGCGTTTCGCGAAAAATGCAGAGTTGTTTTTCTTTACACCAGATAATCATCCCGTCATAGTTAACGTGGAATCTGCACGTTTGCATAAGAATATGTATATTCTTCGTCTGAAAGAGTATGGCAATATTAATGAAGTAGAGAAGTTTAAGGGCGGCATGGCCAAAGTGTTGAAAGAGAATCTGGCTGAATTGGAGGAAGGTGAATACTACTTCCATCAAATCGTTGGGTGTTCGGTTATCACCGAAGAGGGTGAAACGCTTGGAACCATCTCTGAAATTTTGACTCCGGGTGCCAATGATGTATGGGTTGTCAAAATGCCTGCAGGTAAAGAAGTGCTGATTCCCGTTATTGATGATGTAGTACTTGATGTGGACATCGAACAGAAGCAAGTGAAGATTCACCTGATGGAAGGGCTGCTGTAA
- the trmD gene encoding tRNA (guanosine(37)-N1)-methyltransferase TrmD translates to MKVDVLTLFPEMFDGVFGASILGKAQTKGLVSLGATNFRNYATNKHNTVDDAPYGGGGGMVLKPDPIFAAVEDVLEQRGEAAASMKSPRIILMCPQGETFTQKKAEELVQEDHLIFICGHYEGYDERIREFLVTDELSIGDYVLTGGELPAMVAIDSIVRLIPGVLGNETSAVTDSFSTGLLEYPHYTRPPEFRGMKVPDMLLSGHHLNIEAWRREQSLLRTLERRPEMLEKADLTDKERIWLKKIRPNRKDSTE, encoded by the coding sequence ATGAAAGTGGATGTATTAACGCTATTTCCGGAGATGTTTGACGGTGTGTTCGGAGCAAGCATTCTGGGTAAAGCTCAAACGAAGGGGCTCGTATCCCTTGGTGCAACCAACTTCCGTAATTATGCGACCAATAAACATAATACAGTAGATGATGCTCCTTACGGTGGGGGTGGGGGCATGGTGCTGAAACCAGATCCGATCTTTGCTGCTGTAGAAGATGTTCTGGAGCAACGCGGAGAAGCTGCGGCATCGATGAAATCTCCACGTATCATTCTAATGTGTCCGCAAGGTGAGACGTTTACACAGAAAAAAGCAGAAGAACTTGTGCAAGAAGATCATCTGATTTTTATATGTGGACATTATGAAGGTTACGATGAGCGTATCCGCGAATTTCTCGTGACGGATGAACTATCCATTGGTGATTACGTACTCACGGGTGGGGAGTTACCTGCTATGGTTGCGATCGACAGTATCGTACGTCTTATACCCGGTGTGCTTGGCAATGAGACAAGTGCTGTGACGGATTCATTCAGTACTGGACTCCTCGAATATCCACACTACACACGTCCACCCGAGTTTAGGGGCATGAAAGTACCGGATATGCTGTTGTCGGGACATCATCTGAACATTGAGGCATGGCGCAGAGAACAGTCGTTGCTTCGTACGCTGGAGCGCAGACCGGAGATGTTGGAAAAGGCCGATTTGACGGATAAAGAACGTATTTGGTTGAAAAAGATACGCCCGAACCGTAAAGATAGCACAGAGTAA
- a CDS encoding VOC family protein, which produces MAYNIIGLDHIQLAAPEGCEAEACHFFNNLLGWTEIPKPEILRKRGGVWFECGRHQVHIGVQKDFIPATKAHPAFHVQHLDQLRDHLIHNQIHIVDDEARADEGVRRFYINDPFGNRLEFLEWV; this is translated from the coding sequence ATGGCTTACAATATTATTGGTCTTGATCATATTCAGCTCGCGGCACCTGAAGGTTGTGAAGCGGAGGCATGTCATTTTTTCAATAACCTGTTAGGCTGGACGGAGATTCCCAAACCTGAAATTCTGAGAAAACGGGGTGGTGTATGGTTCGAGTGTGGCAGACACCAAGTGCATATTGGAGTACAAAAAGATTTTATTCCCGCCACAAAAGCTCATCCGGCATTTCATGTACAACATTTGGATCAGTTGCGTGATCATCTCATTCATAACCAAATTCATATTGTCGATGACGAAGCAAGAGCAGATGAAGGTGTAAGACGTTTCTATATAAATGATCCTTTTGGCAATCGCCTTGAGTTTTTAGAGTGGGTTTAA
- a CDS encoding polysaccharide deacetylase family protein, with product MKYWKKITLVLLAMLTCSITLYSYAVTHPTNALSHKACTSWDIVKRKAFELSHTDFSNQSALDRSTFRIEQGTATEVPVLMYHYIEPKLNNHETDNKSIINLEDFEQNMKYLHDEGYRTITLDQLEQYVSGKISLPQKSIVITFDDGYQNNYTLAYPVLQKYNFHASLFVIGSKIQDQPSEFEPAINSFISKPEMQAATDVFEFNSHTYNLHHKGFMRCGNSVPVGLDTSLLDDDIQHMKETGIDTPYLAYPFGYTSTQMIYKLQQHGYRMAFTVKSGFVHPGDHPMKLPRLTVTTGTDLATLLQP from the coding sequence ATGAAATATTGGAAAAAGATCACACTTGTCCTACTCGCCATGCTCACATGCTCCATTACACTATATTCATATGCCGTAACTCACCCAACGAATGCACTGTCACACAAAGCCTGCACATCCTGGGACATAGTCAAACGCAAAGCATTCGAGCTGTCACACACTGACTTCTCTAACCAATCTGCGCTGGATCGTTCTACCTTCAGGATTGAACAAGGTACTGCTACAGAAGTACCTGTACTGATGTATCATTACATAGAGCCTAAATTGAATAATCACGAGACAGATAATAAATCCATCATTAATCTGGAGGATTTTGAGCAAAATATGAAATACCTGCATGATGAAGGCTACCGCACGATTACACTGGATCAGCTTGAGCAATATGTTAGCGGGAAGATTTCCCTGCCACAGAAATCCATTGTGATTACCTTTGATGATGGATACCAGAACAATTATACATTAGCTTACCCTGTGCTTCAAAAATATAATTTTCATGCCTCGCTGTTTGTCATAGGCAGTAAAATTCAAGATCAACCTTCGGAATTTGAGCCCGCAATTAACAGTTTCATCTCCAAACCAGAGATGCAGGCAGCAACTGATGTATTTGAATTTAACAGCCATACCTATAACCTGCATCACAAGGGATTTATGCGCTGTGGTAACAGTGTTCCTGTCGGTCTGGACACCAGTCTTCTGGATGATGATATCCAGCATATGAAGGAAACCGGTATAGACACACCTTATCTGGCCTATCCTTTTGGTTATACCAGTACACAGATGATCTACAAGTTACAGCAACATGGATATCGCATGGCCTTTACCGTAAAGTCTGGATTTGTGCATCCAGGAGATCATCCCATGAAGCTGCCTCGCTTGACGGTCACGACAGGTACTGATTTGGCGACCTTGCTTCAACCCTAA
- the rplS gene encoding 50S ribosomal protein L19 — MNIVQAITQEQLRKDLPSFRPGDTLKVHVKVIEGTRERIQLFEGVVIKRRGGGISETFTVRKISYGVGVERAFPLHSPKIDRIEVARRGKVRRAKLYYLRELRGKAARIKEIR; from the coding sequence ATGAATATCGTTCAAGCGATTACACAAGAACAACTTCGCAAGGATCTTCCGAGTTTTCGTCCTGGTGACACTTTGAAAGTGCACGTTAAGGTAATCGAGGGAACTCGCGAACGTATCCAATTGTTCGAAGGTGTTGTGATTAAACGCCGTGGTGGTGGAATCAGTGAGACTTTTACAGTTCGTAAAATTTCTTACGGTGTAGGTGTGGAAAGAGCTTTCCCGCTTCATTCCCCTAAAATCGATAGAATCGAAGTGGCTCGCCGTGGTAAAGTTCGTCGTGCGAAGCTTTATTATCTTCGTGAACTACGCGGTAAAGCAGCGAGAATTAAAGAAATTCGTTAA
- the lepB gene encoding signal peptidase I, which translates to MEQEVQHDQGNPAEEKNSRSKKAKNEIVEWLKAIVIALVLVILIRWLLFKPFVVDGPSMQPNFETGERVIVNEILYDIREPKRGEVIVFHVPSEGRDFIKRVIAVEGDTVEVQDDTVMVNGKKVDETYIQGAIDAAEANGGTYNVKDFPNEQFPDGKVPAGHVFVMGDNRPNSTDSRMIGYVSLKDIIGRADVIFWPIGEIKWINH; encoded by the coding sequence ATGGAACAAGAAGTTCAACATGACCAGGGCAATCCTGCCGAAGAGAAAAATAGTCGATCCAAAAAAGCCAAAAATGAAATTGTTGAATGGCTTAAAGCTATTGTTATCGCATTAGTTCTTGTCATTCTCATTCGGTGGTTGCTCTTCAAACCGTTTGTTGTGGACGGTCCGTCCATGCAGCCGAACTTTGAAACGGGTGAACGTGTGATTGTCAACGAAATCTTATATGATATCAGAGAACCGAAGCGCGGTGAAGTTATCGTCTTCCACGTACCATCCGAAGGTCGAGATTTCATTAAACGTGTTATTGCTGTAGAAGGTGATACCGTTGAGGTTCAAGACGATACCGTGATGGTTAACGGTAAAAAGGTTGATGAAACGTATATTCAAGGAGCCATTGATGCAGCTGAAGCAAATGGTGGAACCTATAACGTGAAGGATTTCCCGAATGAACAGTTCCCTGATGGCAAAGTGCCGGCAGGTCATGTGTTTGTCATGGGAGATAACCGTCCAAATAGTACAGACAGCCGTATGATCGGTTATGTTTCGTTAAAAGATATTATTGGTCGTGCAGATGTGATTTTCTGGCCGATCGGTGAGATCAAGTGGATCAACCACTGA
- the ylqF gene encoding ribosome biogenesis GTPase YlqF, whose amino-acid sequence MTIQWFPGHMTRARRQIQDKLKLIDVVIELLDARLPVSSRNPMIDEILLDKPRMILLNKSDLADAKVTQEWIEYFKKEGITAFPVDASTGTNVKDIPVQAKLLLKEKIDRQIAKGINPRAVRGLIVGIPNVGKSTLINRLAGRSIALTGDRPGVTKGQQWIKVGKEMELLDTPGILWPKFEDQNVGYRLAVTGAIKEEILNAEDIAFFGISYLMRYYWDALEERYGLQEFSKDADDSDSVIAIMEQVGRIRGCVVSGGRIDLEKASRAFLRELRAGKMGRFSMEAPY is encoded by the coding sequence TTGACGATACAATGGTTTCCAGGTCATATGACTCGAGCCAGACGCCAGATTCAGGATAAGTTAAAGCTCATCGACGTGGTCATCGAACTATTGGATGCCCGTCTGCCTGTCTCCAGCCGTAATCCAATGATTGACGAAATATTGCTGGATAAACCCCGGATGATTTTGTTGAACAAATCGGATTTGGCAGATGCAAAAGTGACGCAAGAATGGATTGAATATTTCAAAAAAGAAGGAATTACCGCTTTTCCTGTAGATGCTTCGACGGGAACCAATGTTAAAGATATTCCCGTGCAGGCCAAGCTTCTTCTTAAAGAAAAAATTGATCGTCAAATTGCCAAAGGGATTAATCCTCGTGCGGTTCGCGGGTTGATCGTAGGGATTCCCAATGTAGGTAAATCAACACTGATTAACCGACTGGCTGGACGGAGTATTGCGTTAACAGGAGATCGTCCTGGTGTGACGAAGGGGCAACAGTGGATCAAAGTAGGCAAAGAAATGGAGTTATTGGATACTCCGGGTATTCTTTGGCCTAAGTTCGAAGATCAAAATGTAGGTTATCGTCTTGCCGTAACAGGTGCAATCAAAGAGGAAATTTTGAATGCAGAGGATATCGCCTTTTTTGGGATCAGTTACCTGATGCGTTATTACTGGGACGCTCTTGAAGAGAGATACGGACTTCAGGAGTTCTCCAAGGATGCAGATGATTCAGACAGTGTTATTGCGATTATGGAACAAGTCGGCCGTATCCGTGGATGTGTTGTAAGCGGTGGACGCATTGATCTGGAAAAGGCATCACGAGCATTTCTGCGTGAACTGCGAGCGGGTAAAATGGGACGTTTTTCTATGGAAGCTCCCTATTAA
- a CDS encoding ribonuclease HII, translating into MFEKNEEIGLNLLDTPIGPKKKKEASEPRDLLLYEREYWDSGFERIAGIDEVGRGCLFGDVVAAAVILPKDLILEGVNDSKKLTEKKRDALYDIIMEKALAVGIGYADAETIDRLNIKQAARLAMKRAVEALGETPDYMLVDAEKVDVNVPQLSIIKGDANSQSIAAASIIAKVTRDRLCKEEWDTLYPEYGLSIHKGYATKVHREQIMALGATPMHRRSFLGNLLGEQQSLF; encoded by the coding sequence ATGTTTGAAAAGAATGAAGAGATCGGGTTGAATCTACTGGATACCCCGATTGGACCAAAGAAGAAAAAAGAAGCCAGTGAACCTCGAGACCTGTTGCTCTACGAGCGGGAGTATTGGGACAGTGGATTTGAACGTATTGCTGGCATTGATGAGGTAGGACGGGGCTGTTTGTTTGGGGATGTTGTTGCAGCGGCGGTTATTTTACCGAAGGATCTTATCCTGGAAGGTGTGAATGACTCCAAGAAATTAACGGAGAAAAAACGAGATGCATTATATGACATCATTATGGAAAAAGCGCTGGCGGTAGGTATCGGGTACGCGGATGCAGAGACAATTGATCGGCTTAACATCAAGCAGGCTGCGAGACTTGCGATGAAACGAGCTGTTGAAGCATTGGGAGAAACTCCTGATTATATGCTGGTGGATGCCGAGAAGGTGGATGTAAATGTACCTCAACTATCCATCATTAAAGGTGACGCTAATAGTCAATCGATCGCAGCGGCATCTATTATTGCCAAGGTAACGCGAGATCGGCTGTGTAAGGAAGAATGGGATACGTTATATCCGGAATATGGTTTGTCGATACATAAAGGATATGCAACAAAAGTTCATCGGGAGCAAATTATGGCATTGGGGGCAACCCCGATGCATCGGCGCAGTTTTTTGGGCAACCTGCTTGGAGAGCAACAATCGTTGTTTTAA
- a CDS encoding EscU/YscU/HrcU family type III secretion system export apparatus switch protein has protein sequence MKDESSQPDLLSKKAVALKYVPGESEAPVVIAKGRGKVAEAILDKARENGVAVQEDAALVEVLSKLDLDEQIPAELYQLVAEVLTYVYRADRMASGREENESW, from the coding sequence ATGAAAGACGAGTCGTCACAACCGGACCTGCTCTCCAAAAAGGCGGTTGCCCTAAAATATGTTCCTGGAGAGAGTGAAGCACCTGTTGTTATAGCTAAGGGGCGCGGTAAAGTGGCAGAAGCCATTCTGGATAAAGCCAGAGAAAACGGCGTGGCAGTTCAGGAGGATGCAGCACTTGTGGAGGTACTCTCCAAGTTGGATCTGGATGAACAGATTCCGGCAGAACTGTATCAACTGGTCGCAGAGGTGCTAACGTACGTCTATCGTGCAGATCGAATGGCCTCAGGACGTGAGGAAAATGAGTCATGGTAG
- a CDS encoding YraN family protein: MVDRRLGQEPGLKLTRQQKGRLGEEAACQWLRENDYRIIRQNWRCRSGEIDIIASCEGLIVFVEVRSRSGAAQYGTPQESVDMRKMQQVRSTASVYLQMTGETELQIRFDVIAVMLDQAGKPVSVNHIVNAF; the protein is encoded by the coding sequence ATGGTAGACCGTAGATTGGGTCAGGAGCCAGGATTAAAGCTCACACGACAGCAGAAAGGCCGATTAGGTGAAGAGGCTGCCTGTCAATGGTTGCGAGAGAACGATTATCGGATCATTAGACAGAACTGGCGTTGCCGTAGCGGTGAGATTGACATCATTGCTTCCTGCGAGGGTCTGATTGTCTTTGTAGAAGTAAGAAGCAGAAGTGGAGCCGCTCAGTACGGTACACCTCAGGAATCGGTTGATATGCGTAAAATGCAGCAGGTGCGTTCAACCGCATCCGTTTATTTGCAAATGACGGGAGAGACGGAACTTCAGATCCGTTTTGATGTAATTGCCGTAATGCTTGATCAAGCAGGAAAACCTGTCTCTGTGAATCATATTGTTAATGCTTTTTAA
- a CDS encoding paeninodin family lasso peptide, translated as MKELQNTSNNTVKQVWECPRMEVLDISETMNGGQGIWQYVWDGEFWKLELMVS; from the coding sequence ATGAAAGAGCTTCAGAATACTTCGAACAACACAGTAAAACAAGTATGGGAGTGCCCTCGGATGGAAGTGCTGGATATCAGCGAGACCATGAACGGTGGACAGGGGATTTGGCAATATGTTTGGGACGGAGAATTCTGGAAGCTTGAACTTATGGTCAGTTAA
- a CDS encoding carboxypeptidase-like regulatory domain-containing protein — MQTSIKWIIRLSTLSLCFILFGIMYSGVSYAADPSSQAKISGKVTDLEGFPIQDATIKYSLRYQGEETEKSVKTDGTGNYSILESVQDYTEISFIIEAEGYVTDRHRNTYYLSEGEQILVNFELYEPSTIVGSVTDQTGKPIPDALVKVTGALDRPVKTDQQGRYAVTGLDFDYNPNIAIWVDSADYMLYEQDRLNVQAGKTLIVDVVLTEAAHVRGKVVDEAGNPVSGAKVNAGGSATTTTDAQGNYFIKRVPTGTRTITGEAAGYLKSTQNVTFVQGDHNTFNIVLKKDADITPPVTKYRLVPITDTVNGKIYIKGFTFRLQATDEVKGSGVKTTQYRINGGAWETYEGPVKFYAPDVKVVEYYSTDVAGNQEKYNKMDFVNGTFEGNGTFEGESYDD, encoded by the coding sequence ATGCAGACAAGTATCAAATGGATCATTCGACTAAGTACACTATCTTTATGTTTCATTTTGTTTGGAATCATGTATTCCGGAGTTTCTTATGCAGCGGATCCGTCTAGCCAGGCAAAAATATCAGGTAAAGTTACTGATCTCGAAGGGTTTCCTATCCAAGATGCAACAATCAAGTATTCCCTTAGATATCAAGGGGAAGAAACTGAAAAAAGCGTAAAGACAGATGGCACTGGAAATTATTCCATACTTGAGTCTGTCCAGGATTATACGGAAATTAGTTTTATAATTGAAGCAGAGGGCTATGTGACAGACAGGCACCGTAATACCTACTATTTGTCAGAAGGAGAACAGATTCTGGTTAATTTCGAGCTATATGAACCTTCTACGATTGTAGGGTCTGTAACCGATCAAACAGGCAAACCGATTCCAGATGCCTTGGTCAAAGTAACAGGAGCCTTGGATCGCCCGGTTAAAACAGATCAGCAAGGCCGTTATGCCGTTACTGGGCTTGATTTTGACTACAATCCGAACATTGCGATCTGGGTAGATTCTGCGGATTATATGCTTTATGAACAGGATCGATTGAATGTTCAGGCTGGAAAAACCTTAATCGTAGATGTTGTTTTGACAGAAGCCGCACATGTACGGGGGAAAGTAGTAGATGAGGCGGGTAATCCAGTAAGTGGAGCTAAAGTGAATGCCGGAGGCTCGGCAACAACAACAACGGATGCTCAAGGAAATTATTTCATAAAGCGCGTGCCAACAGGCACCAGAACAATAACGGGGGAAGCAGCAGGATACTTAAAATCTACTCAGAACGTTACCTTCGTACAAGGAGATCATAATACGTTTAATATCGTACTTAAGAAAGATGCAGATATTACACCTCCAGTAACCAAGTACAGATTAGTTCCTATTACAGATACTGTGAACGGGAAAATATACATCAAAGGATTTACATTCAGACTTCAGGCAACGGACGAAGTCAAAGGTTCGGGTGTAAAAACAACGCAATATCGAATCAATGGGGGAGCATGGGAGACTTATGAAGGACCCGTCAAGTTTTATGCCCCTGATGTCAAGGTGGTAGAGTACTACAGTACAGATGTTGCAGGTAACCAGGAGAAGTATAACAAAATGGATTTTGTTAATGGCACATTTGAAGGGAATGGCACGTTTGAAGGGGAGAGTTACGACGATTGA
- a CDS encoding nitroreductase, with product MSKATKTINEVRNAIQNRRTVKKFKKEAVPTQQIIELLDTAVWAPNHKLREPWRFLLFTGNGRKKLAEAIDAEMGEDNKFSANIMQVPSVMLVVLEEDPRQNIWDEDFAAVSALVQNFMLAAWSEDIGTFWVTKPFLYAPKFRKPLGIEAGEKIVGMIYMGYPDVIPSAKERTPAKDKLTLFE from the coding sequence ATGAGTAAAGCTACGAAAACAATAAATGAAGTCAGAAATGCGATTCAAAACCGTCGTACGGTGAAAAAATTCAAAAAAGAAGCTGTTCCTACACAGCAGATTATAGAATTACTGGACACCGCAGTCTGGGCTCCTAACCATAAACTGCGTGAACCTTGGAGATTTTTGTTGTTTACCGGAAATGGACGGAAGAAACTGGCCGAAGCTATTGATGCAGAAATGGGAGAAGACAACAAATTCTCAGCCAATATTATGCAAGTTCCATCCGTTATGCTTGTCGTGCTGGAAGAAGATCCAAGACAGAATATCTGGGACGAAGACTTTGCTGCGGTCAGTGCTTTGGTTCAGAACTTTATGCTTGCAGCCTGGAGTGAAGACATTGGAACGTTCTGGGTGACCAAGCCATTTTTGTACGCTCCCAAATTCCGCAAACCGCTTGGAATAGAGGCGGGAGAGAAGATTGTAGGCATGATTTATATGGGATACCCTGATGTTATTCCTTCTGCCAAAGAACGCACACCAGCTAAGGACAAACTCACTCTTTTTGAATAA
- a CDS encoding YifB family Mg chelatase-like AAA ATPase produces the protein MYGKLHSACLYGIDGVLIEVETDLSNGLPQTSIIGLPDSAIREAVERVRAAIKNCGYQYPLQRITINLAPADLRKEGSSFDLAIAIGLLMTSGQLVLPPKERTLVVGELALDGSIRSVPGILSMVDLAKRQGFTSVLLPLDNVEEASLIRGIQVFGIRHLQDIAPENPDQPASSVRIPNNSNAGPVVLKNYVHLAAPITDMTHKMADRKPRQTPLFADDYSDVLGQHHVKRALMIAAAGMHNILLVGPPGTGKTMLIKRLPSILPPLSEDEALEVTKVLSAAGKLKEAPQGLIADRPFRSPHHTISTSGLIGGGGIPKPGEVSLAHRGILFLDELPEFQRQVLEVLRQPLEDRTVTISRARAAFTFPAQFMLACSMNPCPCGYLSAHSEEQRCICSPARVAAYRAKISGPLLDRIDLQVEVPPPGEWRKSAASPSSEEMQAKVIHAHQIQATRYAKSSVRWNSQLSGTLLRRTIHLPQEAEQLLEQTLQTLNLSMRAHDRIIKMAQTIADLDHEGEIVTAHVAEAIQYRQLDLNLF, from the coding sequence ATGTACGGAAAATTGCACAGTGCGTGTTTGTACGGAATCGATGGCGTTCTGATCGAGGTGGAAACCGATTTATCCAATGGTCTGCCACAGACGTCCATCATCGGATTACCGGATTCAGCCATTCGTGAGGCCGTTGAACGTGTCCGTGCAGCGATTAAAAACTGCGGATATCAGTATCCTTTACAGCGGATCACAATCAATCTGGCCCCCGCTGATCTGCGCAAGGAGGGATCCTCCTTTGACCTAGCTATTGCTATTGGTTTACTCATGACAAGCGGCCAGCTTGTACTCCCTCCCAAGGAACGGACACTAGTGGTTGGCGAACTGGCGTTGGACGGTTCGATCAGGTCCGTGCCCGGCATTTTATCCATGGTGGATCTGGCCAAACGACAAGGCTTTACGTCCGTGCTCCTGCCTTTGGATAACGTGGAGGAAGCGTCACTGATTCGAGGTATCCAGGTGTTTGGCATTCGTCATTTACAAGATATTGCTCCAGAAAACCCAGATCAACCCGCTAGTTCAGTGAGGATACCAAATAATTCGAATGCAGGACCAGTCGTGTTGAAAAATTATGTACACCTCGCTGCTCCTATAACGGATATGACTCATAAGATGGCGGATAGGAAGCCAAGACAAACACCATTATTTGCAGATGACTATAGCGATGTTCTGGGGCAGCATCATGTAAAACGCGCGCTTATGATTGCAGCAGCAGGCATGCATAACATATTGCTCGTTGGACCGCCAGGCACGGGCAAAACGATGTTAATCAAACGTCTGCCTTCCATCCTTCCTCCTTTGTCAGAAGATGAAGCATTGGAAGTCACCAAAGTATTAAGTGCCGCAGGCAAATTGAAAGAAGCGCCTCAAGGCCTGATTGCAGACAGACCTTTTCGCTCGCCTCATCATACAATATCCACTTCTGGTCTGATTGGAGGCGGTGGTATCCCGAAACCGGGTGAAGTGAGCCTTGCCCACCGGGGCATATTGTTTCTGGATGAATTACCTGAATTCCAGCGCCAAGTGCTGGAGGTATTAAGGCAGCCGTTAGAGGATCGCACAGTGACAATTAGTCGGGCTCGCGCTGCATTCACCTTTCCGGCCCAGTTCATGCTTGCATGTTCCATGAATCCCTGTCCCTGCGGATATTTGTCCGCTCATTCGGAGGAGCAACGCTGCATATGTAGTCCAGCCCGTGTTGCCGCATACCGAGCCAAGATTTCAGGACCACTGCTGGACCGTATTGATCTTCAGGTTGAGGTTCCTCCACCAGGCGAGTGGCGCAAGTCTGCTGCTTCCCCTTCCTCTGAAGAAATGCAGGCAAAAGTGATCCACGCTCATCAAATTCAGGCTACACGTTATGCCAAAAGTTCGGTTCGTTGGAATAGCCAGCTATCCGGCACGCTTTTGCGACGAACAATCCATCTCCCCCAAGAGGCAGAGCAACTGTTAGAGCAAACGCTGCAAACATTAAACCTGAGCATGCGTGCACATGATCGGATTATCAAGATGGCACAGACCATTGCCGATCTGGACCATGAAGGTGAAATTGTGACAGCTCATGTGGCTGAAGCCATCCAGTATCGTCAACTGGATCTTAATTTATTTTGA
- a CDS encoding MarR family winged helix-turn-helix transcriptional regulator produces the protein MQTDSLKLDNQLCFAIYACSREITKMYQPYLEVLGVTYSQYLVLMVLWEREECTVKEIGEALYLDSGTLTPLLKRLQSAGLINRERSAQDERKVLITLTDSGRELRNKALSIPESIQGDACLNSTEFETLLGQFKGLLEKVHETNTNAAKK, from the coding sequence ATGCAGACTGACAGTTTGAAGCTGGATAACCAATTATGCTTTGCCATATATGCTTGTTCACGTGAGATTACGAAGATGTACCAGCCTTATCTGGAGGTGCTCGGCGTAACGTATTCCCAGTATTTGGTGTTGATGGTTTTGTGGGAACGTGAAGAATGTACGGTTAAAGAGATCGGGGAGGCTCTCTATCTCGATTCGGGAACGTTGACACCCCTTCTCAAACGTTTGCAGTCAGCAGGACTTATTAATCGCGAACGCTCGGCTCAGGATGAACGAAAAGTATTAATTACACTAACCGACTCGGGCCGTGAGTTGCGGAACAAGGCATTATCCATACCTGAATCCATTCAGGGAGATGCGTGTTTGAACAGTACAGAGTTTGAAACATTGCTGGGTCAGTTCAAAGGATTGCTGGAGAAAGTTCACGAAACCAACACGAACGCAGCCAAAAAATAA